One window of the Staphylococcus equorum genome contains the following:
- the nrdI gene encoding class Ib ribonucleoside-diphosphate reductase assembly flavoprotein NrdI: protein MKVVYFSFSGNVRRFIKRTELTNVMEITQNNCSERMDEPFILVTGTIGFGEVPPPVQSFLDINHDLLQAVAASGNRNWGQNFAKAGRSISERYQVPLLMKFELHGTTNDISEFKDKVGHFNEDYGREEIQSY, encoded by the coding sequence ATGAAGGTTGTATATTTTTCATTTTCTGGCAATGTGCGTAGATTCATAAAGCGAACTGAACTTACCAACGTAATGGAAATCACACAAAATAATTGTTCTGAAAGAATGGATGAGCCTTTCATATTGGTCACTGGAACAATAGGGTTTGGCGAAGTACCGCCACCTGTTCAGTCATTTTTAGATATTAATCACGACTTATTACAAGCTGTTGCAGCTAGCGGAAACCGAAACTGGGGACAAAATTTTGCAAAAGCTGGACGATCTATTTCGGAACGGTATCAAGTTCCATTATTAATGAAGTTTGAATTACATGGCACAACGAACGATATAAGCGAATTTAAAGATAAGGTGGGGCATTTCAATGAAGATTATGGACGAGAAGAAATACAATCATATTGA
- a CDS encoding DMT family transporter, with product MNPKVKGIIAILVSAVGFSFMTVFFRLAGDLPVFQKSLARNLVAMFIPLYFILKYKQPLFGKLSSQPLLISRSTLGLIGVLLNIYAIDHMLLSDADTLMKLNPFWTILLSIIFLNEKVRNYQFVAMIVAIFGMLFVVKPEFSSTMIPALGGLFSGIFAASAYTCVRALSTREAPYTIVFYFSFFSIIVLIPFTVFTFEPMSTMQVVYLIGAGLAAAAGQIGITLAYSYAPAKDISIFTYASIIFTAVFGFILFGETPDSFAILGYIIIIGASYYMFEKARRQPLTIQKEEQKPKR from the coding sequence GTGAATCCTAAAGTTAAAGGTATCATTGCTATCTTAGTTTCAGCAGTTGGCTTTAGTTTTATGACTGTCTTCTTCCGATTAGCCGGTGACTTGCCTGTATTTCAAAAGTCTCTCGCTCGAAATTTAGTAGCAATGTTTATACCATTATATTTTATTTTAAAGTATAAACAGCCCTTATTTGGCAAATTAAGTAGTCAACCTTTATTGATTTCTCGTTCAACGTTGGGATTGATTGGTGTGTTACTTAATATCTACGCTATCGATCACATGCTTTTAAGTGATGCAGATACATTAATGAAGCTCAATCCATTTTGGACGATACTACTAAGTATTATCTTCTTAAATGAGAAAGTACGTAATTATCAATTTGTAGCTATGATTGTAGCTATTTTTGGTATGTTGTTTGTTGTTAAACCAGAATTCTCCTCCACTATGATTCCTGCATTGGGCGGGTTATTCTCTGGTATTTTTGCAGCAAGTGCTTATACGTGTGTCAGAGCATTGAGTACACGTGAAGCACCTTATACTATTGTATTTTATTTTTCATTCTTTTCCATTATAGTATTGATACCTTTTACTGTGTTTACATTTGAACCCATGTCTACGATGCAAGTTGTTTATTTAATCGGTGCGGGATTAGCAGCTGCTGCAGGACAAATTGGTATAACACTGGCTTATAGTTACGCACCAGCTAAAGATATTTCAATATTCACGTATGCATCTATTATATTTACCGCAGTATTTGGTTTTATATTATTCGGCGAAACACCAGATTCATTCGCTATCTTAGGCTATATTATTATTATAGGTGCCAGTTACTATATGTTTGAAAAAGCACGTCGACAACCACTTACAATTCAAAAGGAAGAACAAAAACCTAAACGCTAA
- the nrdF gene encoding class 1b ribonucleoside-diphosphate reductase subunit beta, whose translation MKAVNWNTQEDMTNMFWRQNISQMWVETEFKVSKDIASWKTLSDAEKNAFKKALAGLTGLDTHQADDGMPLIMLHTTDLRKKAVYSFMGMMEQVHAKSYSHIFTTLLPSSETNYLLDKWVLEEPHLKYKSDKIVNNYHKLWGKDASVYDQYMARVSSVFLETFLFYSGFYYPLYLAGQGRMTTSGEIIRKILLDESIHGVFTGMDAQSMRNELSESEKQQADQDMYKLLDDLYKNEVAYTHSLYDEVGIAEDVLNYVRYNGNKALANLGFDSYFEEKEFNPIIENALDTSTKNHDFFSVKGDGYTLALNVEALKDEDFVFED comes from the coding sequence ATGAAAGCAGTCAATTGGAATACGCAAGAAGACATGACAAATATGTTTTGGCGACAAAATATTTCACAAATGTGGGTAGAAACAGAGTTTAAAGTATCAAAAGATATTGCAAGTTGGAAGACTTTATCTGACGCAGAAAAGAACGCCTTCAAAAAAGCTTTAGCAGGTTTAACAGGATTGGATACACATCAAGCAGATGACGGTATGCCACTTATCATGTTACACACAACGGATTTACGTAAAAAAGCGGTCTATTCATTTATGGGTATGATGGAACAAGTCCATGCTAAAAGTTATTCACATATCTTTACAACGTTACTACCTTCCAGTGAAACGAACTATTTATTAGATAAATGGGTTTTAGAAGAACCACATTTAAAATACAAATCAGATAAAATTGTAAATAACTATCACAAACTTTGGGGTAAAGATGCATCTGTATATGATCAATATATGGCACGTGTATCAAGTGTATTTTTAGAAACATTCTTATTCTATTCTGGTTTCTATTATCCACTTTACCTTGCAGGACAAGGAAGAATGACAACATCGGGTGAGATTATACGTAAAATCTTATTAGATGAATCTATCCACGGTGTATTTACAGGTATGGATGCACAAAGTATGCGTAATGAACTGTCAGAAAGTGAAAAACAACAAGCAGATCAAGACATGTATAAGTTGTTAGATGACTTGTATAAAAACGAAGTAGCGTACACACATTCACTATACGATGAAGTAGGGATAGCAGAAGATGTACTAAATTATGTTAGATATAATGGTAATAAAGCATTAGCTAACTTAGGCTTTGATTCATACTTTGAAGAAAAAGAATTTAACCCAATTATTGAAAATGCGTTAGATACTTCAACGAAAAACCATGACTTTTTCTCAGTTAAAGGTGACGGTTATACGTTAGCGTTGAATGTTGAAGCATTAAAAGATGAAGACTTTGTATTTGAAGATTAA
- a CDS encoding ABC transporter permease: MKFLLNGIVLFIILLLLTILSLFIGVSNVSITDIFHLSKEQINIIVSSRIPRTVSILISGSTLALAGLIMQQMMQNKFVSPTTAGTMEWAKLGILLSLILFPEANIIIKLVFAVTLSIGGTFLFVKLVQFIRFTDVIFIPLLGIMLGGIVSSFATFIALRTNAVQSIGNWMNGNFAIITSGRYEILYLSIPLLILTYIFANQFTIAGMGKDFSNNLGVNYERIINVGLFITATITALVVVTVGTLPFLGLIVPNIVSIFRGDHLKNALPHTAMLGAIFVMFSDIIGRIVVYPYEINIGLTIGVFGTVIFIILLMKGRHNYAN, translated from the coding sequence ATGAAATTCTTACTTAATGGTATTGTCCTATTTATCATTTTATTATTATTAACTATCCTTTCTCTATTTATTGGTGTCAGTAATGTTTCAATTACAGACATATTCCACTTATCTAAAGAGCAAATAAACATAATTGTATCTAGTAGGATTCCGAGAACGGTAAGTATATTAATTTCTGGAAGCACGTTGGCACTTGCGGGATTGATTATGCAACAAATGATGCAAAATAAATTTGTTAGTCCAACAACTGCAGGAACGATGGAGTGGGCTAAGTTAGGTATTTTATTATCGCTGATACTATTTCCAGAAGCAAATATTATTATTAAATTAGTATTTGCGGTCACGCTAAGCATTGGTGGCACCTTCCTGTTTGTGAAATTAGTTCAATTTATTCGATTTACTGATGTCATTTTTATTCCACTCTTAGGGATTATGCTCGGTGGTATCGTTTCTAGTTTCGCTACATTTATTGCCTTAAGAACGAATGCGGTACAAAGTATCGGAAACTGGATGAATGGGAATTTTGCCATTATTACAAGCGGGAGATATGAAATATTATACTTAAGCATTCCTTTATTAATACTTACATATATATTTGCGAATCAATTTACGATTGCTGGGATGGGGAAAGATTTTAGTAATAATCTAGGTGTTAATTATGAAAGAATAATTAACGTCGGTTTATTTATTACTGCAACAATTACTGCATTAGTAGTTGTGACAGTTGGAACACTTCCATTTTTAGGTTTGATTGTTCCCAATATCGTTTCTATATTCAGAGGAGATCATTTAAAAAACGCATTGCCACATACAGCAATGTTAGGTGCTATTTTTGTAATGTTTTCAGATATAATCGGCAGAATTGTTGTGTATCCTTACGAAATCAATATTGGATTAACAATTGGTGTTTTTGGCACTGTTATTTTTATAATCTTGCTGATGAAAGGACGACATAACTATGCAAACTAG
- a CDS encoding PH domain-containing protein, producing MILDNVNPSDLFPTEKKGPSVLGTIEYSVQGSSEFEGAFIATNERIILNVDMNGEFYYRSIAYKEVEQISYDGEKIDFTFNIGPMPMKQIQKGDAEAFVQFVKEQIK from the coding sequence ATGATTTTAGATAATGTAAATCCAAGTGATTTATTTCCAACTGAGAAAAAGGGGCCAAGTGTATTAGGAACAATAGAATATTCAGTTCAAGGTTCTTCAGAATTTGAAGGTGCTTTTATTGCAACAAATGAACGTATTATTTTAAATGTTGATATGAATGGGGAATTTTATTACAGAAGTATTGCTTATAAAGAAGTAGAACAAATTAGTTACGATGGTGAAAAAATTGATTTTACTTTTAATATTGGACCAATGCCAATGAAGCAAATACAAAAAGGTGATGCAGAAGCCTTTGTACAATTTGTAAAAGAACAAATAAAATAG
- the queF gene encoding preQ(1) synthase, protein MTEGRNKEELEDITLLGNQNNKYDFDYRPDVLESFDNKHPGRDYFVKFNCPEFTSLCPITGQPDFATIYVSYIPNIKMVESKSLKLYLFSFRNHGDFHEDCMNIIMNDLIDLMDPHYIEVWGKFTPRGGISIDPYTNYGRPDSKYEKMAEHRLMNHDLYPEKIDNR, encoded by the coding sequence ATGACTGAAGGACGCAATAAAGAAGAATTAGAAGATATTACATTATTAGGTAATCAAAACAATAAATATGATTTTGATTATAGACCTGATGTTTTAGAATCATTTGATAACAAACACCCTGGACGCGATTATTTTGTGAAATTCAATTGTCCAGAATTCACATCATTATGCCCTATTACAGGCCAACCTGATTTCGCAACGATTTATGTTTCTTATATTCCTAATATTAAAATGGTAGAATCTAAATCGTTAAAGCTTTATTTATTTAGTTTTAGAAACCATGGTGACTTCCACGAAGACTGTATGAACATTATAATGAATGATCTAATTGATTTAATGGATCCACATTATATTGAAGTTTGGGGCAAATTCACGCCGCGTGGTGGTATTTCAATAGATCCATATACAAACTATGGCCGTCCTGATTCTAAGTATGAAAAAATGGCAGAACATCGTTTAATGAATCATGACCTTTATCCAGAAAAAATAGATAATAGATAA
- a CDS encoding ABC transporter ATP-binding protein has protein sequence MIRVQGLNKNIQDKEILKDINVDINKGRLTSMIGPNGAGKSTLLAAITRLMDFEDGSIEIEGKSISDYKSNELAKRLSILKQSNHTELNITVEQLVNFGRFPYSKGHLKQEDKEQVEYALELLHLKEIRNRYIKTLSGGQRQRAYVAMTIAQNTDYILLDEPLNNLDMKHSVQIMQTLRQLAKDLNKTVIVVIHDINFASCYSDDIIALKDGEVVKASTKDEVIQTDTLKALYDMDVRIEEIRGQRICVYFDELTATQDLELAYSM, from the coding sequence TTGATACGAGTACAAGGGCTTAATAAAAATATTCAAGATAAAGAAATTTTAAAAGATATTAATGTTGATATAAATAAAGGACGACTCACTTCTATGATTGGACCAAATGGAGCTGGAAAAAGTACATTGTTAGCCGCAATTACACGCCTAATGGATTTTGAAGATGGCTCTATAGAAATCGAAGGTAAATCAATTAGTGATTATAAAAGTAATGAATTAGCTAAAAGATTATCAATACTTAAACAATCTAATCATACCGAGCTCAATATTACGGTAGAGCAATTAGTCAATTTTGGACGATTTCCATACTCTAAAGGTCATCTCAAACAAGAAGATAAAGAACAAGTTGAATATGCGTTGGAATTGCTACATCTTAAAGAGATTAGAAATCGCTATATAAAAACACTATCTGGTGGGCAACGTCAACGTGCATATGTAGCCATGACAATTGCGCAAAATACAGATTATATCTTGTTAGATGAACCATTGAATAATCTTGATATGAAACATTCAGTTCAAATTATGCAAACATTACGACAACTCGCAAAAGATTTAAATAAAACTGTAATCGTTGTTATTCACGATATTAACTTCGCTTCATGTTATTCAGACGATATTATCGCGTTAAAAGACGGTGAAGTTGTCAAAGCAAGTACAAAAGATGAGGTTATTCAAACAGATACATTAAAAGCTTTATATGACATGGATGTAAGAATTGAAGAAATCCGCGGTCAACGCATTTGTGTGTATTTCGATGAGCTCACAGCAACTCAAGATTTAGAGCTCGCATACTCAATGTAA
- a CDS encoding iron chelate uptake ABC transporter family permease subunit, which produces MQTSPKTKLSILFAVTVVAAGLYLVIGIDFDIFQYQFSSRLRKLILMILVGAAIAASVVIFQAITSNRLLTPSIMGLDSVYMFVKVLIVFAFGVQSVFVTNLYLSFAISLLVMIVFSLLLFQGIFRIGDVSVYFILLVGVILGTFFRSITGFLELIINPEDFLAVQSSMFANFDASNTKLVTLCGVILVILILITMRVIPYLDVLLLGKDQAINLGISYKTLTRLLLILVSVLVSVSTALVGPITFLGLLTVNLAHELMKTYEHKYILPATILMSWLSLFIAQGVVENLFQATTQVSIIIDLVGGSYFIYLLIKRRHAN; this is translated from the coding sequence ATGCAAACTAGCCCTAAAACAAAACTATCTATTTTATTTGCAGTAACAGTGGTAGCTGCAGGTCTTTACCTTGTGATAGGTATTGATTTTGATATTTTCCAGTATCAATTTTCTAGCCGATTAAGAAAACTAATACTGATGATATTAGTCGGAGCCGCAATCGCAGCTTCAGTAGTGATATTCCAAGCGATTACAAGTAACCGGTTACTAACACCTTCAATTATGGGACTTGATTCTGTATACATGTTTGTGAAGGTTCTAATCGTGTTTGCATTTGGCGTACAGTCTGTATTTGTTACTAACTTGTATCTCAGTTTTGCTATTTCATTATTAGTAATGATTGTTTTTTCATTACTTTTATTTCAAGGTATCTTCAGAATTGGTGATGTTTCTGTTTATTTCATCCTACTCGTAGGGGTTATACTCGGGACCTTTTTCAGAAGTATTACTGGATTTTTAGAATTAATAATAAACCCAGAAGATTTCTTGGCTGTACAAAGCTCCATGTTTGCAAACTTTGACGCATCTAATACTAAATTAGTAACGCTCTGTGGTGTTATATTAGTTATTCTCATTTTGATTACGATGCGGGTTATACCATATTTAGATGTGCTTTTATTAGGAAAAGATCAAGCAATCAATTTAGGTATTTCATATAAAACGTTAACGAGATTATTGCTAATACTCGTTTCAGTGCTTGTATCTGTTTCAACAGCACTCGTTGGTCCGATTACATTTTTAGGATTATTAACTGTTAACTTAGCACATGAATTGATGAAGACATATGAACATAAATACATATTACCAGCAACTATTTTAATGAGTTGGCTAAGTCTATTCATAGCACAAGGTGTAGTAGAGAATTTATTCCAAGCAACGACGCAAGTAAGTATAATTATTGATTTAGTAGGTGGAAGTTACTTCATTTACTTATTAATAAAAAGGAGACATGCGAATTGA
- a CDS encoding ferrated catecholamine ABC transporter substrate-binding lipoprotein SstD → MKKLSLLLVVGLMFLLVACSNGGSEDKKSSDTKSESEGSNKTVKVENNYKASGEKRDGSDAKTVKETVEVPTNPEKAVVFDYGTLDTLKELGLEDKVKALPKGEGAKSLPDFLSDFKDEKYLNTGSLKEVNFDKVAEAKPDVIYISGRTANQKNLDEFKKAAPDAKVVYVGADDKDQVNSMKKNTETLGKIYQKEDEAKSLTKKLDDKIAGIKEKTKDLKDEKALFLLVNEGELSTYGAGERFGAMIFDTMGFTAADENIKSSKHGQNVTNEYIAEKNPNIIFAMDRGQAIAGKSTAEQALGNDVIKNVNAIKEDKVYELDPKLWYFASGSTTTSIKQIEEVEKAIEK, encoded by the coding sequence ATGAAAAAATTATCTTTATTATTAGTTGTAGGTTTAATGTTTTTATTAGTAGCATGTAGTAATGGTGGATCAGAGGATAAAAAATCATCTGATACAAAATCAGAAAGTGAAGGTTCAAATAAAACTGTAAAAGTTGAAAATAATTATAAGGCTAGTGGGGAAAAACGTGATGGCAGTGATGCTAAAACGGTTAAAGAAACAGTAGAAGTGCCTACAAACCCTGAAAAAGCAGTTGTTTTTGATTATGGTACATTAGATACATTGAAAGAATTAGGACTTGAAGATAAAGTTAAAGCACTTCCTAAAGGTGAAGGTGCTAAGTCACTACCTGATTTCTTAAGCGATTTTAAAGATGAAAAATACTTAAACACAGGAAGCCTAAAAGAAGTTAATTTCGATAAAGTTGCAGAAGCTAAACCAGATGTAATTTATATTTCTGGGCGTACAGCAAATCAAAAAAATCTAGATGAATTCAAAAAAGCAGCACCAGATGCAAAAGTTGTATATGTTGGCGCTGACGACAAAGACCAAGTGAATTCAATGAAGAAAAACACTGAAACATTAGGTAAAATTTACCAAAAAGAAGACGAAGCAAAATCACTTACTAAAAAATTAGATGATAAAATTGCTGGCATCAAAGAAAAAACAAAAGACTTAAAAGATGAAAAAGCATTATTCTTATTAGTTAACGAAGGTGAATTATCAACATACGGTGCTGGAGAACGATTCGGTGCAATGATTTTTGATACAATGGGCTTCACAGCTGCAGATGAAAATATTAAGAGTAGTAAACACGGTCAAAACGTAACGAATGAGTATATAGCAGAAAAAAATCCTAATATCATCTTTGCTATGGACCGTGGACAAGCAATTGCTGGTAAGTCAACAGCTGAACAAGCTTTAGGTAACGACGTTATCAAAAATGTAAATGCTATAAAAGAAGACAAAGTTTATGAATTAGATCCAAAACTTTGGTACTTCGCAAGTGGTTCTACAACTACATCAATTAAACAAATTGAAGAAGTAGAAAAAGCAATTGAAAAATAA
- a CDS encoding CHY zinc finger protein: MVNIYGSTVDNEARCTHYPTPLDIIAIKFKCCGKYYPCYKCHNEHESHAIKRWDSSEFNEKAILCGVCRHEMTINEYMMIEACPKCDGHFNNRCKYHYHLYFSI; this comes from the coding sequence ATGGTTAATATATATGGTTCTACTGTAGACAATGAAGCACGTTGCACGCATTATCCAACACCATTAGACATCATCGCAATTAAATTTAAGTGTTGCGGTAAATACTATCCATGCTATAAATGTCATAACGAACATGAATCACATGCTATAAAAAGATGGGATTCTAGTGAATTTAATGAAAAAGCAATTTTATGTGGTGTATGTAGACATGAAATGACAATCAATGAATATATGATGATTGAAGCCTGTCCTAAGTGTGATGGCCACTTTAATAATCGTTGTAAATATCATTACCATCTTTATTTTTCTATATAA
- the nrdE gene encoding class 1b ribonucleoside-diphosphate reductase subunit alpha — protein MKIMDEKKYNHIELNNEVTKRKENGFFDLEKDQEALAVYLEEIQDKTIYFDTELERLHYLVDNDFYFDVFAKYSVAELEEITDYAKSIPFNFASYMSASKFYKDYALKTNDKSQYLEDYKQHVAIVALYLANGHKATAKQFISAMVEQRYQPATPTFLNAGRARRGELVSCFLLEADDSLNSINFIDSTAKQLSKIGGGVAINLSKLRARGEAIKGIKGVAKGVLPVAKSLEGGFSYADQLGQRPGAGAVYLNIFHYDVEEFLDTKKVNADEDLRLSTISTGLIVPSKFFDLAKEGKDFHMFAPHTIYKEYGVTLDDIDLDAYYDELVANPNIDKKTKDARDMLNTIAQTQLQSGYPYLMFKDNANKVHANSNIGQIKMSNLCTEIFQLQETSIINDYGTEDEINRDISCNLGSLNIVNVMESGKFKDSVHTGMDALTVVSDEADIQNAPGVRKANSELHSVGLGVMNLHGYLAKNKIGYESEEAKDFANIFFMMMNYYSIERSMEIAKERQETYKDFDKSDYANGKYFEFYTSQTFEAKFEKVRKLFDGLEIPSPEDWKALQKEVEANGLFHAYRLAIAPTQSISYVQNATSSVMPIVDQIERRTYGNAETFYPMPFLSPETMWYYKSAFNTDQMKLIDLISTIQTHVDQGISTILYVNSEISTRELSRLYVYAHHKGLKSLYYTRNKLLSVEECTSCSI, from the coding sequence ATGAAGATTATGGACGAGAAGAAATACAATCATATTGAATTAAATAACGAAGTTACCAAGCGCAAAGAAAATGGTTTTTTTGATTTAGAAAAAGATCAAGAGGCATTAGCAGTCTATCTAGAAGAGATACAGGATAAGACAATTTATTTTGATACTGAACTTGAACGTCTTCACTATCTCGTTGATAATGATTTCTATTTTGATGTATTTGCTAAATATTCAGTGGCAGAATTAGAAGAAATCACTGATTATGCTAAAAGCATTCCATTCAATTTTGCGAGCTACATGTCTGCAAGTAAGTTTTATAAAGATTATGCATTGAAAACGAATGATAAAAGTCAATATTTAGAAGACTACAAGCAACACGTTGCAATTGTTGCATTATATTTAGCAAATGGACATAAAGCTACAGCTAAACAGTTTATTTCTGCAATGGTTGAACAACGTTATCAACCTGCAACACCAACATTCTTAAACGCTGGACGCGCACGCCGCGGAGAACTTGTATCTTGTTTCTTACTTGAGGCAGATGACAGTTTAAATTCTATCAACTTCATTGATTCCACAGCGAAACAATTAAGTAAAATTGGTGGCGGTGTTGCGATTAACTTGTCTAAATTACGTGCGCGTGGTGAAGCAATCAAAGGTATTAAAGGTGTAGCAAAAGGTGTACTACCTGTTGCAAAATCACTTGAAGGTGGCTTTAGTTACGCAGATCAACTAGGACAACGCCCAGGTGCTGGCGCAGTATATTTAAATATCTTCCACTATGATGTTGAAGAGTTTTTAGATACGAAAAAAGTAAACGCTGATGAAGATTTACGTTTATCTACAATATCAACAGGTTTAATCGTGCCGTCTAAATTCTTTGATTTAGCAAAAGAAGGTAAAGATTTCCATATGTTTGCACCACATACTATTTATAAAGAGTATGGTGTGACTTTAGATGATATTGATCTTGATGCATATTATGATGAACTTGTCGCAAATCCAAATATTGATAAAAAGACAAAAGATGCACGTGACATGTTAAACACAATTGCTCAGACACAATTACAATCTGGTTATCCTTATTTAATGTTTAAAGATAATGCTAATAAAGTTCATGCAAACTCAAACATTGGCCAAATTAAAATGAGTAACTTATGTACTGAAATTTTCCAATTACAAGAAACTTCAATTATTAACGATTATGGCACAGAAGATGAAATTAACCGTGACATCTCTTGTAACTTAGGTTCGTTAAATATCGTTAACGTGATGGAATCAGGTAAATTCAAGGATTCAGTACACACGGGTATGGATGCATTGACTGTAGTAAGTGATGAAGCAGACATTCAAAATGCACCAGGTGTAAGAAAAGCAAATAGTGAGTTACATTCAGTTGGTTTAGGTGTAATGAACTTACATGGTTATTTAGCGAAAAATAAAATTGGCTATGAGTCTGAAGAAGCAAAAGACTTTGCTAATATTTTCTTTATGATGATGAACTATTATTCCATTGAACGCTCAATGGAAATTGCTAAAGAAAGACAAGAAACTTATAAAGACTTTGATAAATCAGATTATGCCAATGGTAAATATTTTGAATTCTATACTTCACAAACATTCGAAGCGAAATTTGAAAAAGTACGCAAATTATTTGATGGTTTAGAGATACCATCTCCAGAAGATTGGAAAGCATTGCAAAAAGAAGTTGAAGCAAATGGTTTATTCCATGCATATCGTTTAGCAATTGCGCCAACACAAAGTATTTCTTATGTACAAAATGCGACAAGCTCTGTTATGCCAATCGTCGATCAAATTGAACGTCGTACTTATGGTAATGCTGAAACATTTTATCCTATGCCTTTCTTATCACCAGAAACAATGTGGTACTATAAATCAGCATTTAATACAGATCAAATGAAATTAATCGATTTAATCTCAACGATTCAAACACATGTGGACCAAGGTATTTCTACCATTCTTTATGTTAATTCAGAAATATCTACGCGTGAACTGTCTCGACTATATGTTTATGCACATCACAAAGGATTAAAATCGTTATATTATACTAGAAATAAACTGTTAAGCGTTGAAGAATGTACAAGTTGTTCGATATAG
- the murB gene encoding UDP-N-acetylmuramate dehydrogenase, whose protein sequence is MHKDDILKELEAIVPKEIIKIDEPLKRYTYTETGGQADYYLSPTQNEHVQSIVHYAYTNDIPVTYLGNGSNIIIREGGIRGIVISLLSLDYIDVSDDAIISGSGAAIIDVSRTARDHALTGLEFACGIPGSIGGAVFMNAGAYGGEVKDCIDYALCVNDKGELITLTNKDLELDYRNSIVQKEHLVVLEAAFTLMPGDKQAIQEKMDDLTERRESKQPLEYPSCGSVFQRPPGHFAGKLIQDAELQGHRIGGVEVSKKHAGFMVNVDNGSATDYEDLIHHVQKVVKEKFDVELHREVRIIGEHPNDN, encoded by the coding sequence TTGCATAAAGATGACATCTTAAAAGAATTAGAAGCAATTGTTCCAAAAGAAATTATTAAAATAGACGAACCATTAAAACGTTATACATATACTGAAACTGGTGGTCAAGCAGACTATTATTTATCACCTACCCAAAATGAACATGTCCAATCTATCGTTCACTATGCATATACAAATGATATCCCGGTCACTTATTTAGGCAATGGCTCAAACATTATTATTCGTGAGGGCGGTATTAGAGGCATTGTAATTAGCTTACTCTCACTAGATTATATAGACGTTTCAGATGATGCTATTATTTCAGGCAGTGGTGCAGCGATTATCGATGTATCTCGTACTGCTAGAGACCATGCGCTAACTGGCTTAGAGTTTGCTTGTGGTATCCCAGGATCAATTGGTGGCGCTGTTTTTATGAATGCTGGTGCATATGGCGGCGAAGTCAAAGATTGCATTGACTATGCGCTGTGTGTAAATGATAAAGGTGAACTCATTACATTAACTAATAAAGATTTAGAGTTAGATTACCGTAATAGTATTGTTCAAAAAGAACATTTAGTCGTTCTCGAAGCAGCATTCACTTTAATGCCTGGTGACAAACAAGCTATCCAAGAAAAAATGGATGATTTAACGGAAAGAAGAGAATCTAAGCAACCTTTAGAATATCCATCATGTGGTAGTGTGTTTCAACGTCCTCCTGGCCACTTTGCCGGTAAATTGATTCAAGATGCTGAACTACAAGGTCATCGTATTGGTGGCGTCGAAGTGTCTAAGAAACATGCTGGCTTTATGGTGAACGTAGACAATGGAAGCGCAACAGACTATGAAGATCTAATCCACCACGTTCAAAAAGTAGTAAAAGAGAAATTTGATGTTGAACTACATCGAGAAGTTAGAATTATTGGCGAACACCCAAACGATAATTAG